The Phaeacidiphilus oryzae TH49 region CCGCCTCCCCCTCCACCGGGAGGCCGTCCGCCAGGAGTGGATCGACTACAACGGCCATCTGAGCGAGGCCTACTACGTCCTGGTCTTCGGCCACGCCACGGACGCCCTGATGGCCGGGTGCGGTCTGGACGCCGACTACCGCGCGTCCACCGGCTGCTCGCTCTACACCGTCGAGTCCCACCTCCGCTACCTCCGCGAGGTCCCGGACGGCGCTCAACTGGCCGTCCGCACCCGCGTGTTGGCCGCGACCGCGAAGAAGGCCCACTTCACCCACGAGATGTACGTCCTCCCGGCGCCGGACGCGATGCCGCTCCCCGACGCCGCCCCCGCGGCCACCACAGAGCTCCTCACCCTCCACGTCGACCAGGCGACCTCCCGCACCGCCCCCTTCCCGGAGCGCTCCCTCGCCCGCCTCCACACCCTCACCGAGCCCCCACCGCCCTGGACCGGCCGCGCGATCTCACTCGCCGGCTGACCCGCCCCCGGGCCCGGCCTCGACCCCGCCCCCGCCGCTCATCACCACGGCGGCCGTTCCCCGGAGGCCCCCTCCAGCGCGCGGGCCAACCGCGCGCCCAGCAGGGCGACGTCCTCGCGGTCGTACCCCAGGCAGGCCCGGAACTCCGCCGGCGTCCCGTACCCGCCCGGCCGGGCGAAGGCGGCGAGGGCGGCCTGGACCGCCGCCACCTCGCCGACGGTGTACACCTCCATGCCGCGGCTGCGGATGGCCAGCCTCGCCAGCTCAAGGCGAACGCAGCCGGTGAGCCGCTGGAGCTCCGCGTCCGACCGCCGCTCGTCGTTGGCGAGATCGGCCAGCACGGCCCTCAGGATGTCCCGGCCCCCGTAGCGGCCCGAGGTGAACCCGATCCACCACCCCTCGCGAAGCCGGGTCGCAGTCACCGTGGTGTCCGGGACGGGGTCCGGCTCCAGGCGCAGATCGCGGGCCAGCTCGGAGAGTCGCTTCGCCCGGGCCGCGAACGGCCGGTGCTGCGGGGCGACGGGCGCCGGGTACAGGCTCCGGTCCACCACCTCGGGGAGCTCGTCGCGCAGCGCCAGGAGCACCCGCGAGCGGTGCGGCTCGGCCATCTGGCCGACGTACAGGTAGCCGCACACGACCTCCCAGCCGAGTTCCTCGACCAGCTTCGGATCGTCGATCCGGGCCAGGACGAAGTCGGCGGCCCAGCGGAACAGAGTGCTGGTGGCGAACCAGTTGTGGTCGTGATCGTCCTCGGACAGGCTGATCAGCATCGTCATGCGGGCGCACCCCCCGAATCCCCGGCCCGCACATTATCGCCGCCGGTGGACGGCGGCTACGTGGCCGGCTGAGGCCGCTCCTCGCGCCCCTCGCGCCCCTCGCGCTTCTCCTTCTGCTCGCGCTCCTCCTGGGCCTTCCGCTCCGCCGCGGCCGCGTCCAGCCGGCGGCGCTGCGGCAGCACGGTGTACTTGGGGTCCTCGGCGGAGGCGATCCCGGCGTGGAAGACGCCCAGCCGGGTGCAGAGCGAGCCGGCCAGCAGCGCCGCCCCGGCCGGAGCGGCCACCCACCGCCGCCCGGCGAACGGCGCCGCCGCCGCGCCCGCCACCGAGAGCAGCGAGGCCGCGTGCATCAGCCGGCCGGCCTTCCCCTGCTGATAGGTCTCGTCCACCGGGTCCTCCAGGCCGCGCAGCATCGCCCGCTCCGCGACCAGCTCCGCCGCGCAGCCGATCAGCGCCAGCCGCCGGGCCGGACCGGTCTGCCCGGGCGGGGCGGCGAGGAGCGCCGCCCCGGAGGCCGCGCAGGCCGCCGAGGCCGCGAAGAGCGCCGGGAGTTCGCGCCGGGCGCCGTGCCAGGCCGGTACGGCGGTGTCGGCGGCGAGGACGGCGGTGTAGGTGGCGACGCCCGCGCCCAGCAGTGCGGAGGCGTGAGTGGCGGCCGCGCGGACCCGGGGCAGCCGGCCGACCACGTCAAGACCGGCGCCGATCCCGGCCACCGTGCCGTAGCCGGTGAGCAGCCAGGAGCCCATGCTCATCGGCGAGGTGGGCTTGGCCACCCGCAGCATGTTGAGGAAGCGGCGGGGCCGGCCCAGGTCGTGGATCAGGGCCGCGGTGGAGCCGGAGATCGCCAGCAGCGAGGAGGCCCGCATGGTGCGGGCCAGCCCCTGCCGTCCGGTGGCCTCCGCCCCGGCGGCCAGCATCGAGCCGGCCCCGGCGAGCCCGCCCAGGAAGAAGTACCCGGCGATGTCCCGGGCCGACCAGGACGGCGCCTTGATCACCGGGCGGCCGTAGTACGAGGTGAACTCGGCCTTCTCGACCATGAGTTCCTCGCCCTTGCCGGCGCGCCTGCGCTTGCGGCCCATCAACGGGTCCCCCCCTTCCGCAGTCCCAGTCGGTCGGTTCCGAAGGCGGCCGCCGCCGCGCCCAGCAGGCCCAGGGCGGCGTAGCCCGCGTGCCGCCACATCTCCGGCAGGTCGCGGGTGGTGACCACCGGGTCCGGCGGCAGCCCGTACACCTCGGGCTCGTCCATCAGCAGGAAGAAGGCGCCGTCGCCGCCGACCCCGTCGGTCGGGTCGTGCCCGTAGAGCCGGGCCTCGGACTGGCCCCGGGCGTGCAGCTGGTCGACCCGGACCGCGGCCCGGTCGCGCAGCTCGTCGAGGGGGCCGAACTGGATCGAGTCGGTGGGGCAGGCCTTGGCGCAGGCCGGCTCCTGGCCGTCGCCCAGCCGGTCGTAGCACATCGTGCACTTGTAGGCGCCGCCGTCGTCCGGGCGCTGCTCGATGACGCCGTACGGGCAGGCGGGGACGCAGTACCCGCAGCCGTTGCAGACGTCGTCCTGCACCACCACGGTGTCGAACTCGGTGCGGAAGATCGCACCGGTGGGGCAGACGTCCAGACAGGCCGCATGGGTGCAGTGCTTGCAGACGTCCGAGGACATCAGCCAGCGCAGCTCCGGACGCCCGTCCGGCTGCGGCGGCCCGCCCTCCTCGCCGGAAGCGGGCTTCTCGGCCTGCTGGGCGGGCGCGGGCCTCTCGGTGGCGATCGTGCGCGGCCCGCTCTGCTCGATGAAGGCCACATGCCGCCAGGTGGACGCGCCCAGATCGCCGGTGTTGTCGTAGGACATCCCGGTGAGCGGGCCGCCGTCCTCGGGGATGGCGTTCCACTCCTTGCACGCGACCTCGCAGGCCTTGCAGCCGATGCAGACCGTGGTGTCGGTGAAGAATCCCATCCGCTGCGGCTCTTGATCGGACATCAGGCCTCCATTCCGGTACGGGGGGTGATGCCGGCCCGGCGGCGGTACTCCTCGAGCAGGCGGGGCAGGGCCGGGCCGCGCGGCCGGCGGCCCGGGCGGAGGTCCGCGGTGAGCGCCTTGACCTCCTGGATGTGGACGTTCGGGTCGAGGGAGATGGCCGACAGCTCGTTGGCCGCGTCCCCGGTGCTGTATCCGTTGGGGCCCCAGTGGAAGGGCAGCCCCACCTGGTGGACGGTGCGGCCGTCCAGGTGGAGCGGCGTGATCCGGTCGGTGACCAGCACCCGGGCCTCGATCGCCCCGCGCGCGGTGATCACCGTGGTCCAGCCGCCGTTCTCCAGCCCGCGCTCGGCGGCGAGTTCCGGCGACACCTCGGCGAACATCTCCGGCTGCAGCTCGGAGAGGTACGGCGACCAGCGGCTCATCCCGCCGGCCGTGAAGTGCTCGGTGAGCCGGTGGGTGGTGATGACGTACGGGAAGACCCCGGCGCCCTGCTCGTCGCCGCTGGGGTGGTAGCGGGTGCCCTCGCGGTCGAAGACCTGGCGGACCGGGTTGCGCTGCCGCCCGTAGAGGGCGTTGCGGAACGGCGACTCCTGCGGCTCGTAGTGGGTCGGCATGGGGCCGTCCACCAGCCCGGCCGGGGCGTACAGCCAGCCCTTGCCGTCCGCCTGCATGATGAACGGGTCGTCGCCGCGCAGCGCCTCGGGACCGGTCGCACCCTCGGGCGGCTCGTGCCCGGGGGCCAGCTCGGGCGGGAAGTCGGGGATGTCGTGGCCGGCCCAGCGGCCGGACTCGCCCGCGTCCGGGTCCCACCACATCAGCGCCTTGCGCTCGCTCCACGGGGTGCCGTCCGGGGCGGCGGAGGCGCGGTTGTAGAGGATGCGGCGGTTGGCCGGCCAGGCCCAGGCCCATTCGTGGGCCATCCAGTTCTGCTCGGTGTGCGGTTTACGGCGGGCCGCCTGGTTGACGCCGTCGGCGTACACCCCGCAGTAGATCCAGCAGCCGCAGGAGGTGGAGCCGTCGTCCTTGAGCTCGGTGTAGCCCGACAGGTGGCGGCCGTCCGCGTCCCGGCCGCCGATCTCGGCCAGCACGGCGTCGGCGGAGGGCTCCTGGTGCGGGCCCTCGACCGGGTAGTCCCAGGCCAGGTCGAGGATCGGACGGTCCATCGGGTCCTCGGAGCCGGCCAGCCGCTCCTTGATCATCCGGCCCAGGTGGTACATGAACCACAGGTCGCTGCGGGCCTCCCCGCCGGGTTCGACGGCGGCGGAGTGCCACTGCAGCCAGCGGTTGGTGTTGGTGAAGGACCCGGACTTCTCGGTGTGGGCGGCGGCCGGGAAGAAGAAGACCTCGGTGCCGATGTCCTCGGTGCGCAGCTCCCCGGTCTCGATCTCCGGGCCGTCCTTCCACCAGGTCGCCGACTCGATCAGGGAGAAGTCCCGGACCACCAGCCAGTCCAGCTTCGCCATCCCGAGCCGCTGCAGCCGGGTGTCGGCCGAGCCGACCGCCGGGTTCTCCCCCATCAGGAAGTAGCCCTTGCACACCTCGTCGAGCTGGGCGAGGACGGTCTCGTAGGTGCTGTGCGAGCCGGTGAGCCGCGGCAGGTGGTCGAAGCAGTAGTCGTTCTCCTCGGTGGCGGCGTCCCCGAAGTACGCCTTGAGGAGGCTGACCAGGTACGACCGGGCCTCCGCCCAGTAGCCCTTCTCGGTGCGGACGGTATCCAGGTAGTCGTCCAGCGAGTCGTCGCGGTGGGCGTGCGGCATCGGCAGGTAGCCGGGGAGGAGGTTGAAGAGGGTGGGGATGTCGCTGGAGCCCTGGATCGAGGCGTGGCCGCGCAGCGCCTGGATGCCGCCGCCGGGCCGGCCGATGTTGCCCAGCAGCAACTGGAGGATGGAGGCGGTGCGGATGTACTGGGCGCCGACGGTGTGCTGGGTCCAGCCCACGGCATAGCAGAAGGCGCTGGTGCGCTCGGGACCCGAGTTCTCGGTCAGCGCCTCGCAGACCCGGCGGAAGTCCTCGGCCGACACCCCGCAGACCCGCTCCACCATCTCCGGGGTGTAGCGGGCGAAGTGGCGCTTCAGCACCTGGTAGACGCAGCGGGGGTGGGTCAGCGTCTCGTCCCGCTCCGGTTCGCCGTGCAGCGCGGCACCGCCGGAGCCGTGGCTCTCCGCCGTACCGGCCCGGCCGACCGTGGCCTGGGAGCCGGGCAGCGGCTTCTCCCGCTCGCCGACGGCGGGCTCGACCCCGGCGCCGGCGTACTGCCAGCTGGCCGGGTCGTAGTGGCGCTCCTCCTCGTCCAGGCCGGAGAAGACGCCGTCCAGCTCCTCGGTGTCCTGGAAGTCCTCGCGGACCAGGAAGGGCGCGTTGGTGTAGTTCAGCACGTATTCGCGGAAGTCCAGGCCGTTGCTGAGCACATGGTTGATGATGCCGCCGAGGAAGGCGATGTCGGTGCCGGCCCGCAGCGGCACGTGGAGGTCGGCCATCGCGCTGGTGCGGGTGTAGCGGGGGTCTACGTGGATGACGGTGGCCCCGCGCTCCTTGGCCTCCATCACCCACTGGAAGCCGACCGGGTGCGCCTCGGCGAAGTTCGACCCCTGGATGACGATGCAGTCGGAGTTCGCCAGGTCCTGCATGAAGGTGGTGGCCCCGCCGCGGCCGAAGGAGGTGCCCAGCCCGGCCACGGTGGAGCTGTGGCAGACCCGCGCCTGGTTCTCCACCTGGACCACGCCGAGGGCCGTGAGGAGCTTCTTGATCAGGTAGTTCTCCTCGTTGTCCAGCGTGGCGCCGCCGAGCGAGGCG contains the following coding sequences:
- a CDS encoding thioesterase family protein, which encodes MTALPLRLPLHREAVRQEWIDYNGHLSEAYYVLVFGHATDALMAGCGLDADYRASTGCSLYTVESHLRYLREVPDGAQLAVRTRVLAATAKKAHFTHEMYVLPAPDAMPLPDAAPAATTELLTLHVDQATSRTAPFPERSLARLHTLTEPPPPWTGRAISLAG
- the nrfD gene encoding NrfD/PsrC family molybdoenzyme membrane anchor subunit, with the protein product MGRKRRRAGKGEELMVEKAEFTSYYGRPVIKAPSWSARDIAGYFFLGGLAGAGSMLAAGAEATGRQGLARTMRASSLLAISGSTAALIHDLGRPRRFLNMLRVAKPTSPMSMGSWLLTGYGTVAGIGAGLDVVGRLPRVRAAATHASALLGAGVATYTAVLAADTAVPAWHGARRELPALFAASAACAASGAALLAAPPGQTGPARRLALIGCAAELVAERAMLRGLEDPVDETYQQGKAGRLMHAASLLSVAGAAAAPFAGRRWVAAPAGAALLAGSLCTRLGVFHAGIASAEDPKYTVLPQRRRLDAAAAERKAQEEREQKEKREGREGREERPQPAT
- a CDS encoding 4Fe-4S dicluster domain-containing protein, coding for MSDQEPQRMGFFTDTTVCIGCKACEVACKEWNAIPEDGGPLTGMSYDNTGDLGASTWRHVAFIEQSGPRTIATERPAPAQQAEKPASGEEGGPPQPDGRPELRWLMSSDVCKHCTHAACLDVCPTGAIFRTEFDTVVVQDDVCNGCGYCVPACPYGVIEQRPDDGGAYKCTMCYDRLGDGQEPACAKACPTDSIQFGPLDELRDRAAVRVDQLHARGQSEARLYGHDPTDGVGGDGAFFLLMDEPEVYGLPPDPVVTTRDLPEMWRHAGYAALGLLGAAAAAFGTDRLGLRKGGTR
- the fdh gene encoding formate dehydrogenase, which gives rise to MVGFGLGEEPAAWLRGWPVFRQLRGEGGDRTGRGAAAASAHTRSLTPRTAQADRVVGSICPYCAVGCGQQVYVRDERVVQIEGDPDSPVSRGRLCPKGSATLQLTTGDARLHKVLHRRPYATDWEELDLDTAMEMVAERVVRTRRETWQQEHEGDRVNRTLGIASLGGATLDNEENYLIKKLLTALGVVQVENQARVCHSSTVAGLGTSFGRGGATTFMQDLANSDCIVIQGSNFAEAHPVGFQWVMEAKERGATVIHVDPRYTRTSAMADLHVPLRAGTDIAFLGGIINHVLSNGLDFREYVLNYTNAPFLVREDFQDTEELDGVFSGLDEEERHYDPASWQYAGAGVEPAVGEREKPLPGSQATVGRAGTAESHGSGGAALHGEPERDETLTHPRCVYQVLKRHFARYTPEMVERVCGVSAEDFRRVCEALTENSGPERTSAFCYAVGWTQHTVGAQYIRTASILQLLLGNIGRPGGGIQALRGHASIQGSSDIPTLFNLLPGYLPMPHAHRDDSLDDYLDTVRTEKGYWAEARSYLVSLLKAYFGDAATEENDYCFDHLPRLTGSHSTYETVLAQLDEVCKGYFLMGENPAVGSADTRLQRLGMAKLDWLVVRDFSLIESATWWKDGPEIETGELRTEDIGTEVFFFPAAAHTEKSGSFTNTNRWLQWHSAAVEPGGEARSDLWFMYHLGRMIKERLAGSEDPMDRPILDLAWDYPVEGPHQEPSADAVLAEIGGRDADGRHLSGYTELKDDGSTSCGCWIYCGVYADGVNQAARRKPHTEQNWMAHEWAWAWPANRRILYNRASAAPDGTPWSERKALMWWDPDAGESGRWAGHDIPDFPPELAPGHEPPEGATGPEALRGDDPFIMQADGKGWLYAPAGLVDGPMPTHYEPQESPFRNALYGRQRNPVRQVFDREGTRYHPSGDEQGAGVFPYVITTHRLTEHFTAGGMSRWSPYLSELQPEMFAEVSPELAAERGLENGGWTTVITARGAIEARVLVTDRITPLHLDGRTVHQVGLPFHWGPNGYSTGDAANELSAISLDPNVHIQEVKALTADLRPGRRPRGPALPRLLEEYRRRAGITPRTGMEA